A window of the Oscillospiraceae bacterium NTUH-002-81 genome harbors these coding sequences:
- a CDS encoding phosphohydrolase: MNNIKNPSPNVMNTWTGRQFDPLHMQPSDVSLEDIAHALSLLCRGGGHLDRFYSVGQHCINCAGEARARGWSDRLVLACLLHDASEAYISDIIRPVKIHLDNYREIEDRIMAVILEAFGLHDLTPEENASWKQIDDDMLRGELREMIVSTRELPPILLASVPDFAEHPHWETEEAFLKEANDLLKLLRK; this comes from the coding sequence ATGAACAATATCAAAAACCCTTCCCCCAATGTGATGAATACCTGGACGGGCCGCCAGTTTGATCCGCTGCACATGCAGCCGTCTGATGTCTCCCTGGAGGACATCGCCCACGCCTTAAGCCTGCTCTGCCGCGGCGGCGGCCATCTGGATCGCTTCTATTCCGTGGGACAGCACTGCATCAACTGTGCCGGAGAAGCCCGTGCCCGTGGCTGGTCGGATCGCCTTGTCCTGGCCTGCCTGCTCCACGATGCCAGCGAAGCATACATTTCTGATATCATCCGTCCGGTGAAAATCCATCTGGACAATTACCGGGAAATCGAAGACCGGATCATGGCCGTTATCCTAGAAGCTTTCGGCCTTCACGACCTTACCCCGGAGGAAAATGCTTCCTGGAAGCAGATCGACGATGATATGCTGCGGGGTGAGCTGCGGGAAATGATCGTCTCCACCCGGGAGCTGCCGCCCATCCTGCTGGCATCCGTCCCGGATTTTGCGGAGCATCCGCACTGGGAAACTGAGGAAGCATTTCTTAAGGAAGCGAATGACTTACTTAAACTGCTCAGGAAATAA
- a CDS encoding sodium:alanine symporter family protein, which yields MLNAMQTFITFINGYLWGPPMIILLFGTHLFMTVRTGFIQKKTFTAIKLSVTKDPDAHGDISQFGALTTALASTIGTGNIIGVGTAIALGGPGAVLWCWLTGVFGIATKYAESLVAVKYRVKTEDGRMMGGAMYALERGLHAKWLGIIFAFLAALTSFGIGCGVQVNAIAKIVKTNLGIAPWITGILVAALTCLVIFGGIKSIARVCEKLVPFMALFYVLGCIIILGFNYDYIIPSIKAICQLAFTPGAAAGGLIGSGMMTAARYGIARGLFSNESGMGSAPIVAAAAQTRNPVRQALVSSTGTFWDTVVVCLMTGLVLVTSIMKNPAIDVSGITDGGDLTTLAFRQLPYIGSFILVIGIITFAYSTILGWCYYGERCVEYLFGRKAFPVYRILYILVLLAGPLISLNLVWDMADTLNALMAIPNLIAILLLSGVISKETKHYLSHLDERDTTEIPVIRK from the coding sequence ATGCTGAACGCCATGCAAACCTTTATTACCTTTATCAATGGATACCTGTGGGGGCCTCCCATGATCATCCTTCTGTTCGGCACCCATCTGTTTATGACGGTACGGACCGGCTTTATCCAGAAGAAAACCTTCACGGCCATCAAGCTGTCCGTTACGAAAGATCCTGACGCCCACGGCGACATCAGCCAGTTCGGCGCCCTGACCACAGCGCTGGCTTCCACCATCGGCACCGGAAATATCATCGGTGTGGGCACGGCCATCGCCCTGGGCGGCCCCGGCGCTGTACTGTGGTGCTGGCTCACCGGCGTTTTCGGCATTGCCACCAAGTATGCAGAATCCCTCGTTGCAGTAAAATACCGGGTAAAAACGGAGGATGGCCGGATGATGGGCGGCGCCATGTATGCGTTGGAACGGGGTCTGCATGCCAAATGGCTGGGTATCATTTTCGCGTTTCTGGCAGCACTGACTTCTTTTGGCATCGGCTGCGGCGTACAGGTCAATGCCATTGCCAAGATCGTGAAAACCAACCTCGGGATCGCCCCCTGGATCACCGGCATCCTGGTGGCCGCCCTCACCTGCCTTGTTATTTTCGGCGGCATCAAATCCATCGCCCGGGTATGTGAAAAGTTGGTGCCTTTCATGGCGCTTTTCTATGTGCTGGGCTGTATCATCATCCTCGGCTTCAACTATGATTATATTATCCCTTCCATTAAGGCCATCTGTCAGCTGGCATTTACCCCCGGCGCAGCTGCAGGCGGACTTATCGGTTCCGGAATGATGACCGCGGCCCGCTACGGTATCGCCCGTGGCCTTTTCTCCAATGAATCCGGTATGGGATCCGCTCCTATCGTGGCCGCTGCTGCTCAGACCCGCAACCCTGTCCGCCAGGCACTGGTTTCCTCCACCGGAACCTTCTGGGATACGGTTGTCGTATGTCTTATGACCGGACTGGTGCTCGTCACCAGCATCATGAAAAATCCGGCCATTGATGTGTCCGGCATTACCGATGGCGGCGATCTCACCACTCTGGCCTTCCGGCAGCTACCCTATATAGGCAGCTTCATCCTGGTGATCGGCATTATCACCTTCGCCTACTCGACGATCCTCGGCTGGTGCTATTACGGTGAGCGGTGCGTAGAATATTTATTTGGACGCAAAGCCTTCCCGGTTTACCGCATCCTGTACATCCTCGTTCTGCTTGCAGGGCCACTGATCAGTCTGAATCTTGTGTGGGATATGGCCGATACCCTGAATGCACTCATGGCAATCCCCAACCTGATCGCCATCCTGCTACTGTCCGGTGTCATTTCCAAAGAAACGAAGCATTACCTCTCCCATCTGGACGAGCGGGACACCACAGAAATCCCTGTCATCCGCAAGTAG
- a CDS encoding DMT family transporter has translation MCLIQNTPTDKRGPQYDQRQKTDFRACTCLRHPDDVGATFVSTKVLLTYFLPVEVLFTRVVLAFLALLLFYPHHLKLKDPRQELTFAGAGLFGLVLYFMLENTALTMTYASNVGIIVACAPFFVAVMVGFFFPSEKSGANFYIGFIVAIVGVILISMSGQKNLNINPLGDGLAFLAMISWGCYSALVKKIGEWNYPMIAVTRRIYFYGMLFLLPVLIQQHASWKPALLKKPEVFSNFLFLGLGASALGFLLWNISTKWIGAVKTSVYIYVSPVVTVILSMFVLGERMTAASITGSVLIFIGLIISQRRKKTA, from the coding sequence ATGTGCCTGATACAAAATACACCGACCGATAAGAGAGGACCCCAATATGACCAACGACAAAAAACAGATTTTCGGGCATGTACTTGCCTGCGGCACCCAGATGATGTGGGAGCCACCTTCGTATCCACCAAAGTTTTATTGACCTATTTTCTGCCCGTAGAGGTACTGTTTACCCGGGTGGTGCTGGCCTTTCTGGCACTGCTCCTCTTCTACCCGCACCATCTGAAGCTGAAAGATCCCCGGCAGGAACTGACCTTCGCCGGAGCCGGTCTGTTCGGCCTTGTCCTGTACTTTATGCTGGAAAATACCGCACTGACCATGACCTATGCCTCCAACGTGGGCATCATCGTCGCCTGCGCGCCCTTTTTCGTCGCCGTCATGGTGGGGTTCTTTTTCCCCAGTGAAAAATCCGGTGCCAACTTTTACATTGGCTTCATAGTCGCCATCGTGGGTGTCATTCTCATCAGCATGAGCGGCCAGAAAAACCTGAACATCAACCCGCTGGGCGACGGTCTGGCATTCCTCGCCATGATTTCCTGGGGCTGTTATTCCGCTCTGGTGAAAAAAATCGGCGAGTGGAATTATCCGATGATCGCCGTCACCCGCAGGATTTATTTTTACGGTATGCTCTTTCTGCTGCCGGTGCTCATACAACAGCACGCTTCCTGGAAACCGGCGCTTCTGAAAAAGCCGGAGGTCTTCTCCAACTTTCTCTTCCTGGGACTGGGCGCCAGCGCCTTAGGCTTCCTGCTGTGGAACATTTCCACCAAATGGATCGGCGCCGTGAAAACCAGCGTGTACATCTACGTTTCCCCGGTAGTCACTGTCATCCTTTCCATGTTTGTCCTGGGAGAACGGATGACGGCGGCTTCCATCACCGGATCGGTGCTGATCTTTATCGGTCTGATCATCTCCCAGCGAAGGAAGAAAACCGCATAG
- a CDS encoding GGDEF domain-containing protein, whose translation MTHQKIISLIQELHLVFDIVRLVDITNNTQYTLNDANELEPSPYKCYTVWNRDQVCNNCISARACCNKTRIEKFEVIGHEVCHVISMCIDVDEKPFALELVAYIQEDSIFGASGRENFAQSLSDYIQQIYADPLTNAYNRRYYTEHYLTGEDNPAVAMIDVDHFKVINDTYGHMAGDAVLQRIVQKLKSTVRSTDYVIRYGGDEFLVIFGGDIPTDIFKDKLERFRRDVSEISMDKYPDLHPTISIGGIYSHNPDTDKIDEADHMLYEAKRQRNRVEIRIEA comes from the coding sequence ATGACACATCAGAAAATTATTTCCCTTATTCAGGAATTACATCTTGTTTTTGATATCGTGCGTCTTGTCGATATTACAAACAACACACAATATACGTTAAACGACGCCAACGAGCTGGAGCCCTCTCCCTACAAATGTTATACGGTCTGGAACCGGGATCAGGTGTGCAACAACTGCATTTCCGCCCGCGCCTGCTGTAACAAGACACGCATAGAGAAATTCGAGGTCATCGGCCACGAGGTCTGCCATGTCATCTCCATGTGCATCGATGTGGACGAAAAGCCCTTTGCCCTGGAGCTGGTGGCTTACATCCAGGAAGACAGCATTTTCGGTGCCAGCGGCAGGGAGAATTTTGCCCAGTCACTGTCCGACTATATCCAGCAGATTTATGCCGATCCGCTGACCAACGCCTACAACCGCCGCTATTACACGGAGCATTATCTCACCGGCGAGGACAATCCGGCGGTTGCCATGATCGACGTGGATCATTTCAAGGTCATCAACGACACTTATGGCCATATGGCCGGGGACGCGGTGCTGCAGCGCATCGTACAGAAGCTGAAATCTACCGTCCGCTCTACGGATTATGTCATTCGCTACGGCGGCGACGAATTTCTCGTGATCTTCGGCGGGGATATCCCTACAGACATTTTTAAAGATAAGCTGGAGCGCTTCCGCCGGGATGTCAGTGAGATTTCTATGGATAAATATCCGGATCTTCATCCCACCATCAGTATTGGAGGCATCTACTCCCACAATCCTGACACAGACAAGATCGACGAGGCAGACCATATGCTTTACGAGGCCAAGAGGCAGCGCAACCGCGTGGAAATACGGATCGAGGCGTAA
- a CDS encoding Hsp20/alpha crystallin family protein, producing MMMPSIFGENLFDDWMDFPFEKDFFGTKNPLYGKHAKNMMKTDVRETEDSYEVDIDLPGFKKDEITASLKDGYLTIEAAKGLDKDEEDKKGTYIRRERYAGAMTRSFYVGENVRQEDIHAKFEDGILRLSVPKKPAKAVEENRHIAIEG from the coding sequence ATGATGATGCCTAGTATTTTTGGAGAAAACTTATTTGATGATTGGATGGATTTCCCGTTTGAGAAAGATTTCTTTGGTACAAAGAATCCCCTTTACGGAAAACATGCGAAAAATATGATGAAAACCGATGTCCGCGAGACCGAAGACAGCTACGAAGTAGACATTGATCTGCCGGGCTTCAAGAAAGATGAGATCACCGCATCCCTGAAGGATGGTTATCTGACCATCGAGGCTGCAAAGGGTCTGGATAAAGACGAAGAAGACAAGAAGGGCACCTACATCCGCAGAGAGCGTTATGCCGGCGCCATGACAAGAAGCTTCTATGTGGGCGAGAATGTTCGCCAGGAAGACATTCATGCCAAATTCGAAGATGGCATTCTGAGACTGTCTGTTCCGAAGAAACCTGCGAAAGCGGTAGAAGAGAACCGGCACATTGCCATCGAAGGCTGA
- a CDS encoding 4-hydroxybutyrate dehydrogenase, producing the protein MKLFSVKPDLYKYATAAEFAKEFEIGKGDLVITNQYIYEPFFGALNLGCDVIFQEKYGAGEPTDEMVEAIYADSQKMGDHKRVIAIGGGTVIDISKLFSLKNVSPVDDLYDGKLEVVKDKELVLVPTTCGTGSEVTNIAILALLKKNTKKGLAVDEMYADHAVLVPELLKGLPFKFFATSSIDALVHAVESSLSPKGNEITRMFGYKAIDMILNGYKKIAEEGQDARIPLLGDFLAASTYAGIAFGNAGCAAVHATSYPLGAKYHVAHGESNYAMFTGVMNKYMSIRSDGEIAKLNAYIAGILGCDVANVYEELEKLLNHILPKKALHEYGVTEQDLEEFTDSVLENQQRLLANNFVPLSREQILEIYKVLY; encoded by the coding sequence ATGAAATTATTTAGTGTAAAACCGGATCTGTACAAATATGCCACAGCGGCAGAATTTGCAAAAGAATTCGAGATCGGAAAAGGAGACCTGGTCATCACCAACCAGTACATTTATGAGCCTTTCTTTGGCGCTCTGAACCTGGGCTGTGACGTGATCTTCCAGGAGAAATACGGCGCAGGAGAGCCTACCGATGAGATGGTAGAGGCGATCTACGCAGACAGCCAGAAGATGGGAGATCATAAGAGAGTGATCGCCATCGGCGGCGGCACAGTCATCGATATTTCCAAGCTGTTCTCCCTGAAGAACGTAAGCCCGGTAGATGATCTGTATGACGGCAAGCTGGAAGTCGTAAAGGACAAAGAGCTGGTTCTGGTACCGACCACCTGCGGAACCGGAAGTGAGGTTACCAACATCGCGATCTTGGCACTGCTGAAGAAGAACACCAAGAAGGGCCTGGCTGTCGATGAGATGTACGCAGATCACGCAGTACTTGTTCCGGAGCTTCTGAAAGGACTTCCGTTCAAGTTCTTCGCAACGAGCAGTATCGACGCGCTCGTTCATGCAGTAGAGTCCAGCCTTTCCCCGAAGGGCAACGAGATCACCCGTATGTTTGGCTACAAGGCCATCGATATGATCTTAAATGGCTACAAGAAGATCGCAGAAGAGGGACAGGATGCAAGAATTCCGCTCCTGGGAGATTTCCTGGCTGCTTCTACATATGCAGGTATCGCATTCGGCAACGCAGGATGTGCAGCTGTTCATGCAACCAGCTATCCGCTGGGCGCAAAATACCATGTGGCACACGGTGAGTCCAACTATGCCATGTTCACAGGTGTGATGAATAAATATATGTCCATCCGTTCCGACGGTGAGATCGCAAAGCTGAACGCTTATATCGCAGGCATTCTGGGATGTGATGTTGCAAACGTATATGAGGAGCTGGAGAAGCTGCTGAACCACATTCTGCCGAAGAAAGCGCTGCATGAGTATGGCGTGACCGAGCAGGATCTGGAGGAGTTTACCGATTCTGTACTGGAGAACCAGCAGAGACTTCTGGCCAACAACTTCGTACCGCTGAGCCGTGAGCAGATCCTGGAGATCTACAAGGTTCTGTATTAA
- a CDS encoding metal-sensing transcriptional repressor, producing the protein MRQCMDADNLHRRLKKIIGQVQAIDRMIDEDVPCEDVLAQMNAAKSAIHKCGQIVLEGHIRHCVKDGLEHGDPDRTIEDFTKAVERFANSVTRSTPKTVGITDKSVA; encoded by the coding sequence ATGAGACAGTGTATGGATGCGGACAATCTGCACCGGCGTCTGAAGAAAATCATCGGACAGGTACAGGCCATTGATCGGATGATCGATGAGGATGTGCCTTGTGAGGATGTGCTGGCCCAGATGAATGCGGCAAAATCAGCCATTCATAAGTGCGGGCAGATCGTGCTGGAAGGACATATCCGGCATTGCGTCAAGGATGGTCTGGAGCACGGAGATCCGGATCGGACCATCGAGGATTTCACGAAAGCGGTGGAACGGTTTGCCAATAGTGTGACACGTTCTACGCCGAAAACGGTGGGAATAACCGACAAAAGCGTAGCCTAA
- a CDS encoding MBL fold metallo-hydrolase, with the protein MISRGEEALLIDTGEEDDGEKILEYMESQGIRQVQTMILTHFDKDHVGGADHILQGIPVEQVLEPDYAGSGKQYREYADTKENAGEVRAVTAEETFSFAGATVTVYPSALTLEGILDSGEKEYDNDLSLAVRLVDEDNTFWFLGDAKVLRIRELLDTEVLTGGCQVLKLPHHGRYSTETRPLLETVKPDNVVICCSGKNPPEEGDTAGAGAIGHSGVGDCGWECVCRQRRENRADAAGQVKLDEKRPVDRRTSGVLLLQEKFAGGRDSAGAGMPENPGVETKNGNKNEEERRTEHERTNISDYGSGNGKPLRRPETDGSHGQPGTYHHGFFHL; encoded by the coding sequence GTGATATCCCGGGGAGAGGAGGCACTTCTGATCGACACCGGGGAGGAGGACGATGGAGAAAAGATTCTGGAATACATGGAAAGTCAGGGCATCCGTCAGGTGCAGACGATGATCCTTACCCATTTTGATAAAGATCATGTGGGCGGCGCGGATCATATTTTACAGGGCATTCCCGTGGAACAGGTGTTGGAACCGGATTATGCAGGCAGTGGGAAACAGTATCGGGAATATGCGGACACGAAGGAAAATGCCGGAGAGGTCAGGGCTGTGACGGCGGAGGAGACGTTCTCCTTTGCCGGGGCGACGGTGACGGTATATCCGTCGGCACTGACCCTGGAAGGCATTCTGGACTCCGGGGAAAAGGAATATGACAATGACCTGTCGCTGGCCGTGCGGCTGGTGGACGAGGACAATACATTCTGGTTCCTGGGAGACGCCAAGGTGCTCCGTATCCGGGAACTGCTGGATACGGAAGTTCTGACTGGCGGCTGCCAGGTGCTGAAGCTCCCCCATCACGGCAGATACAGTACCGAGACGCGGCCTCTTCTGGAGACGGTGAAGCCGGACAACGTGGTGATCTGCTGTTCCGGGAAAAATCCGCCGGAGGAGGGAGACACTGCGGGAGCTGGAGCGATTGGACATTCCGGCGTGGGAGACTGCGGATGGGAATGTGTATGCCGTCAGCGACGGGAAAACCGTGCGGATGCGGCAGGGCAGGTAAAGCTCGATGAGAAGAGACCGGTAGACCGCCGAACGAGTGGCGTTCTGCTGCTTCAGGAAAAATTCGCTGGAGGAAGAGATTCTGCGGGAGCTGGAATGCCAGAAAATCCCGGTGTGGAGACCAAGAATGGAAATAAAAATGAAGAAGAAAGAAGGACAGAACATGAAAGAACCAACATTAGTGATTATGGCAGCGGGAATGGGAAGCCGTTACGGCGGCCTGAAACAGATGGATCCCATGGACAGCCAGGGACATATCATCATGGATTTTTCCATCTATGA
- a CDS encoding CTP synthase: MPVKYVFVTGGVVSGLGKGITAASLGRLLKARGYKVTMQKFDPYINIDPGTMNPIQHGEVFVTDDGAETDLDLGHYERFIDESLDKNSNVTTGKVYWTVLQKERRGDYGGGTVQVIPHITNEIKSRFYRNFTDTDTRIAIIEVGGTVGDIESQPFLESIRQFQHEVGHENAILIHVTLIPYLHASGEMKTKPTQASVKELQGMGIWPDIIVCRSEMPMDQSIKDKIALFCNVPSSHVLQNLDVEYLYEAPLAMEKEHLAQVACECLKLDCPEPDLEDWKNMVNALKHPTSEVTVALVGKYITLHDAYISVVEALKHGGIASHSVVNIKWVDSETVTPDNVAELLGDVNGILVPGGFGSRGIEGKITAIEYARTHNIPFLGLCLGMQLSIVEYARHVLKYTDAHSIELDPKTTHPVIDLMPDQNGVEDIGGTLRLGSYPCVLNKDSKAYALYGEEVIHERHRHRYEVNNDYRQALSDNGMMLSGISPDGRIVEMIEIPDHPFFVATQAHPELKSRPNRPHPLFRGFIAAALENKNSQK; this comes from the coding sequence ATGCCAGTAAAATACGTATTCGTAACCGGCGGCGTTGTGTCCGGTCTGGGTAAGGGAATCACCGCTGCTTCCCTTGGCCGGCTGCTGAAGGCCCGCGGTTACAAGGTAACCATGCAGAAATTTGACCCTTATATCAACATCGACCCCGGCACCATGAACCCGATCCAGCACGGCGAGGTGTTCGTCACCGATGACGGTGCCGAGACAGACCTGGATCTGGGACACTATGAGCGTTTTATCGATGAGAGCCTGGATAAGAACTCCAATGTGACCACCGGTAAGGTCTACTGGACGGTTCTGCAGAAAGAACGGCGGGGAGACTACGGCGGCGGCACCGTACAGGTCATTCCCCACATCACCAACGAGATCAAGAGCCGCTTTTACCGCAATTTTACTGACACAGACACCCGCATCGCCATCATTGAGGTGGGCGGTACCGTGGGTGATATCGAAAGCCAGCCCTTCCTGGAGTCCATCCGGCAGTTCCAGCATGAGGTGGGACATGAGAATGCCATCCTGATCCACGTTACCCTGATCCCTTACCTGCATGCCTCCGGGGAAATGAAGACGAAGCCCACCCAGGCGTCCGTCAAGGAGCTGCAGGGCATGGGTATCTGGCCGGATATCATCGTCTGCCGTTCAGAGATGCCCATGGATCAGAGCATCAAGGACAAGATCGCCCTGTTCTGCAATGTGCCCAGCTCTCACGTGCTGCAAAACCTGGACGTGGAATATCTGTATGAGGCACCGCTGGCCATGGAAAAGGAGCACCTGGCCCAGGTTGCCTGCGAGTGCCTGAAGCTGGACTGCCCGGAGCCGGATCTGGAAGACTGGAAAAATATGGTCAACGCCCTGAAGCATCCCACCAGCGAAGTGACCGTTGCCCTGGTCGGAAAATATATCACGCTGCATGACGCTTACATCAGTGTGGTGGAAGCACTGAAGCACGGCGGCATCGCCAGCCACTCGGTTGTCAACATCAAATGGGTGGATTCCGAGACGGTGACCCCGGATAATGTGGCAGAGCTTCTGGGCGATGTGAACGGCATTCTTGTTCCCGGCGGTTTCGGCAGCCGCGGCATTGAGGGAAAAATCACGGCCATCGAATATGCCCGCACCCACAATATCCCGTTCCTGGGCCTCTGCCTGGGCATGCAGCTTTCCATTGTGGAATATGCAAGACATGTCCTGAAATACACCGACGCCCACAGCATCGAGCTGGATCCGAAGACGACGCACCCGGTCATCGACCTGATGCCCGATCAGAACGGCGTGGAGGATATCGGCGGCACCTTACGGCTGGGCTCCTACCCCTGTGTCCTGAATAAGGATTCCAAGGCTTATGCCCTTTACGGTGAAGAAGTCATCCATGAGCGCCACAGACACCGTTACGAGGTCAACAACGATTACCGACAGGCGCTGAGCGATAACGGCATGATGCTTTCCGGCATTTCCCCGGACGGCAGAATCGTGGAGATGATTGAAATCCCGGATCATCCGTTCTTCGTTGCCACCCAGGCGCATCCGGAGCTGAAATCCAGACCGAACCGCCCGCATCCGCTGTTCCGCGGTTTCATCGCGGCCGCCCTGGAAAATAAGAACAGCCAGAAATAA
- a CDS encoding J domain-containing protein, with protein sequence MGNKRDYYEVLGVDRTADAAALKKAYRKLAKKYHPDTNAGNKEAEQKFKEATEAYEVLSDEKKRKIYDQFGHAGLDGSMGADGAAGGGFGGFGSGRGGAYRSPDGSYQEFHFEGGDMDDILKNIFGNGGFGSTGGRSGSFHGSSSGFHGFGGFGNGSASGFDGFGGNSYSQKGEDLHADISVSFDEAAFGCDKIIHLSRSDDPKGSRQSLQVHIPAGIDDGKSIRLKGKGNPGFGSGAAGDLLLKVHVADKPGFTRNGMDVETTVNIPFTTAVCGGEVPVRTLDGTVLCKIREGTQSGSRIRLKGKGIVSMKNPSVHGDLYVKVQIQVPTSVSPQARQKLREFEEAMKASSPYGNAGAA encoded by the coding sequence ATGGGAAATAAACGAGATTATTACGAAGTGCTGGGCGTTGACAGAACTGCCGATGCCGCGGCTTTGAAGAAAGCATATCGAAAACTGGCGAAAAAATACCACCCGGACACCAATGCGGGCAATAAAGAAGCGGAGCAGAAGTTCAAAGAAGCGACAGAAGCCTACGAAGTGCTCAGCGATGAGAAGAAGCGAAAAATCTACGATCAGTTCGGTCATGCCGGGCTGGACGGCAGTATGGGTGCCGACGGCGCAGCAGGCGGTGGATTCGGCGGTTTCGGTTCCGGCAGGGGCGGCGCTTACCGAAGCCCGGACGGCAGCTATCAGGAATTCCACTTTGAAGGCGGCGACATGGACGATATCCTGAAAAATATTTTCGGAAACGGAGGCTTCGGCAGTACAGGCGGCCGCTCCGGTAGCTTCCACGGCTCTTCCAGTGGATTTCACGGATTCGGCGGTTTTGGAAATGGCTCCGCCAGCGGGTTTGATGGATTCGGCGGCAATTCCTACAGCCAGAAGGGAGAAGACCTGCACGCGGATATTTCCGTCAGCTTCGATGAAGCGGCTTTTGGATGTGACAAGATCATCCACCTGTCCCGGTCAGATGACCCGAAGGGCAGCAGACAGTCCCTGCAGGTACACATCCCCGCAGGCATCGACGATGGCAAGAGCATCCGCCTGAAAGGCAAGGGCAATCCGGGCTTCGGTTCCGGTGCGGCCGGTGACCTGCTGCTGAAGGTACATGTGGCCGACAAGCCTGGCTTTACCAGAAACGGCATGGATGTGGAGACCACCGTCAACATTCCTTTCACCACCGCTGTGTGCGGCGGCGAGGTACCGGTACGTACCCTGGACGGCACCGTGCTGTGCAAGATCCGGGAGGGCACCCAGTCCGGTTCCAGGATTCGTCTGAAAGGCAAGGGCATCGTCTCCATGAAGAACCCTTCCGTTCACGGCGATCTGTACGTCAAAGTCCAGATCCAGGTACCGACCAGCGTCAGCCCACAGGCACGACAGAAATTACGGGAATTCGAGGAAGCCATGAAAGCTTCCAGCCCTTACGGAAATGCGGGAGCTGCATAA